A genomic region of Prionailurus bengalensis isolate Pbe53 chromosome D1, Fcat_Pben_1.1_paternal_pri, whole genome shotgun sequence contains the following coding sequences:
- the LOC122482824 gene encoding olfactory receptor 5B12-like: MENSTEVTEFILVGLTNDPKLQIPLFLIFSLIYLVTLMGNLGMMVLILLDSRLHTPMYFFLSHLSLVDFGYSTAITPKVMAGSLTGDGVISYDACVTQFFFFVAFITVESFLLASMAYDRYIAVCRPLHYTTTMTTVMCASLVMGCYICGFLNASIHTGNIFRLSFCRASVVDHFFCDAPPLLALSCSDNYVSEMVIFLVVGMNNLFSVLVILISYLFIFITILRMRSSEGRQKAFSTCTSHLTTVSIFYGTGTFMYLQPSANHSMDTDKVASVFYTMVIPMLNPVVYSLRNKEVKSAFKKAIGKAKSSIGFIF; this comes from the coding sequence ATGGAGAACAGCACTGAGGTGACTGAGTTCATTCTTGTGGGGTTAACCAATGACCCGAAACTGCAGATTCCTCTCTTCTTAATCTTCTCCCTCATTTATCTTGTCACTCTGATGGGGAACCTGGGGATGATGGTGCTGATTCTCTTGGACTCTCGTCTCCACactcccatgtactttttcctcagCCACCTGTCTCTGGTGGACTTTGGTTACTCTACTGCTATCACTCCCAAGGTCATGGCTGGATCACTTACAGGAGATGGGGTCATCTCCTATGATGCTTGTGTCAcccagttctttttctttgtagCCTTTATCACTGTAGAAAGTTTCCTCTTGGCCTcaatggcctatgaccgctacaTAGCAGTGTGCAGACCCTTGCATTACACCACCACCATGACGACAGTTATGTGTGCTAGTCTGGTCATGGGCTGCTACATTTGTGGTTTCCTGAATGCATCCATCCACACTGGGAATATTTTCAGGCTCTCCTTCTGTAGAGCCAGTGTGGTTGATCACTTTTTCTGTGATGCTCCTCCTCTTCTGGCTCTCTCATGTTCAGACAACTACGTCAGTGAGATGGttatttttttggtggtgggCATGAAtaatctcttttctgttttggtcATCTTGATCTCCTACCTGTTTATATTTATCACTATTCTGAGGATGCGCTCATCTGAAGGACGCCAGAAGGCCTTTTCCACCTGCACCTCCCACCTCACTACAGTGTCCATCTTCTACGGAACCGGCACCTTCATGTACTTACAGCCCAGCGCCAACCATTCCATGGACACAGACAAAGTGGCATCCGTGTTCTATACCATGGTCATCCCCATGCTAAATCCTGTGGTCTACAGCTTGAGGAACAAAGAGGTCAAGAGTGCCTTTAAAAAGGCCATAGGGAAGGCAAAGTCTTCTATAGGATTcatattttaa